Proteins encoded by one window of Prevotella nigrescens:
- the gcvPB gene encoding aminomethyl-transferring glycine dehydrogenase subunit GcvPB, which produces MNNRLYGNLIFELSQPGCKAYSLPKNEFGSYDLPSNLKREKDAELPECDELTVVRHYTNHSGNNFGVDNGFYPLGSCTMKYNPTINEEIAAMPGFTAIHPLQPISTVQGALEVNYGLAKVLSSISGLVDFTVNPFAGAQGELTGLMIIRSYHEKRGDTKRKKIIIPDSAHGTNPASAAVCGLDIVEVKSTADGLVDVEHLKPLLGDDIAGMMMTNPNTLGLFEKNIPEIAKMVHECGGLMYYDGANLNPLLGVARPGDMGFDVMHINIHKTFSTPHGGGGPGGGPVGVRADLVEFLPKPHVVKTDAGFDLDLPETTAEYNLNNMHVGQFMGNFLVSLRAYTYILTLGKENLKMVGPYATLNANYIKECLKDDYELPIEGICMHEFVFDGLKDKSTGVTTMDVAKRLLDYGYHAPTIYFPLLFHEAMMIEPTENESKKTLDGFIDIMHTIAREARETPQEVLEAPHNTPIGRVDDVLAAKEPILNYRQAMMKQ; this is translated from the coding sequence ATGAACAATAGATTATATGGCAATTTAATATTTGAGCTTTCTCAACCGGGTTGCAAAGCTTATAGCCTACCTAAAAACGAATTTGGAAGCTACGACCTTCCAAGCAATTTGAAGCGTGAAAAAGACGCAGAACTTCCTGAGTGCGATGAGCTAACAGTCGTACGCCACTATACAAACCATAGCGGAAACAATTTTGGCGTAGACAATGGATTCTATCCTTTAGGGTCTTGTACGATGAAGTACAACCCTACTATCAATGAAGAAATAGCTGCCATGCCAGGTTTTACTGCTATTCACCCACTGCAGCCCATCAGTACTGTACAGGGTGCATTGGAGGTTAATTACGGCTTGGCAAAAGTTCTTTCAAGCATTTCTGGTCTTGTTGACTTCACAGTAAATCCATTTGCAGGTGCACAAGGAGAGCTTACAGGGCTTATGATTATCCGTTCTTACCACGAAAAACGTGGCGATACAAAGCGTAAGAAGATTATCATTCCTGACTCTGCACACGGTACAAACCCAGCTTCGGCAGCAGTTTGTGGGCTTGATATAGTAGAAGTTAAGAGCACAGCTGATGGTCTTGTCGATGTTGAACACCTGAAACCATTGCTTGGCGACGATATAGCAGGTATGATGATGACCAATCCTAACACACTCGGCTTGTTTGAAAAGAACATTCCCGAGATTGCCAAAATGGTCCACGAGTGTGGCGGTTTGATGTATTACGATGGAGCAAACCTTAACCCACTGTTGGGTGTTGCGCGTCCTGGCGATATGGGATTTGATGTAATGCACATCAATATCCACAAGACCTTCTCTACTCCTCACGGCGGTGGCGGTCCTGGTGGTGGTCCTGTTGGTGTAAGAGCAGACCTTGTAGAGTTCTTGCCAAAGCCACACGTTGTGAAAACAGATGCAGGTTTCGACCTTGATTTGCCAGAAACAACTGCTGAATACAACCTTAACAATATGCATGTTGGTCAGTTTATGGGCAACTTCCTTGTGTCTTTGCGCGCTTATACTTACATCTTGACACTGGGCAAGGAGAACTTGAAGATGGTGGGTCCTTACGCTACACTCAATGCAAACTATATTAAGGAATGCTTGAAGGACGACTACGAACTGCCAATCGAAGGCATTTGCATGCATGAATTTGTATTCGACGGACTCAAAGATAAGAGCACTGGGGTTACTACGATGGACGTTGCAAAACGTTTGCTCGACTATGGCTACCATGCTCCAACTATCTATTTCCCATTGCTCTTCCACGAAGCAATGATGATTGAGCCTACAGAAAACGAAAGCAAGAAAACGCTTGATGGTTTCATAGATATTATGCATACTATCGCACGTGAAGCGCGCGAAACTCCACAGGAAGTTTTGGAAGCACCACACAATACACCTATCGGTCGTGTTGATGACGTGTTGGCTGCGAAAGAGCCAATCCTTAACTACCGTCAGGCAATGATGAAACAATAA
- the lpdA gene encoding dihydrolipoyl dehydrogenase, with protein MEKTDLIIIGAGPGGYHTAVHAAKDGLKVTIIEKRNPGGTCLNEGCIPTKSFAHDADLYRNPLLSCVGGGSVNFARIQERKNNVIAQLSEGVKSLMSMPGITYIEGEAKFVDKKVIEVNGTQMTADNIIIATGSHARLLPFIPAFDTPEGEPLKDKVMTSTELLDIDHVPQTMAIIGAGVIGLELASAFETFGSSVTVIEFLKECLPTIDSDIAKRLRKTLEKRGINFNMNSGVKSIVATDDKKQAIVTFEQKGQEKQVVADVVLVATGRAANVEGLGLEAAGINCIKQGIETNEHYETNVPGVYAVGDVNGKQMLAHAASFQGTHVINRILGKEDKIRFDIMPAAVFTYPEAGSVGLSEDVCKKEGIHYTVKKGFYRSNGKALAMEETEGMVKVMADENGKILGCHVFGAHSADIAQEVAVLMNNDATLADLADMIHIHPTIGEVLYETII; from the coding sequence ATGGAAAAGACTGATTTAATTATAATCGGTGCTGGACCTGGAGGTTATCATACCGCCGTGCATGCGGCAAAAGATGGCCTCAAGGTTACTATCATCGAGAAACGAAATCCAGGAGGTACGTGTCTGAACGAGGGCTGTATACCAACGAAGAGCTTTGCTCACGATGCTGACCTGTATCGTAACCCTTTGTTGTCTTGCGTGGGTGGCGGCAGTGTTAATTTCGCTCGCATACAAGAGCGTAAGAACAATGTTATCGCTCAACTTAGTGAAGGCGTAAAGAGTTTGATGTCGATGCCAGGCATTACCTATATTGAAGGTGAAGCAAAGTTTGTGGATAAGAAAGTAATCGAAGTGAACGGCACACAGATGACAGCCGATAATATTATTATCGCCACAGGTTCGCATGCTCGTTTGCTTCCATTTATCCCTGCTTTCGACACCCCTGAAGGTGAGCCGTTGAAAGACAAGGTTATGACTTCTACCGAGTTACTTGATATAGACCACGTGCCACAGACAATGGCAATCATTGGTGCGGGTGTTATCGGACTTGAATTGGCTTCTGCTTTTGAAACCTTCGGCAGTTCGGTTACAGTTATCGAGTTCTTAAAAGAATGTTTGCCTACTATCGATTCTGATATTGCAAAGCGTTTGCGCAAGACATTAGAAAAACGAGGCATCAATTTCAATATGAATAGCGGTGTGAAGAGCATCGTTGCTACCGACGACAAGAAGCAAGCGATTGTTACTTTTGAACAAAAGGGACAAGAAAAGCAAGTGGTTGCCGATGTTGTGCTTGTTGCAACAGGACGTGCTGCCAACGTTGAAGGGCTCGGACTTGAAGCAGCGGGTATCAACTGCATTAAGCAAGGTATTGAAACCAACGAACATTACGAAACCAATGTCCCTGGTGTTTATGCCGTTGGCGATGTTAATGGTAAGCAGATGCTTGCCCATGCTGCAAGTTTCCAAGGCACACACGTTATTAATCGCATACTTGGGAAAGAGGATAAGATACGCTTCGACATTATGCCGGCAGCAGTATTTACCTATCCTGAAGCAGGTTCGGTAGGACTGTCGGAAGATGTTTGCAAGAAAGAAGGCATTCACTACACCGTTAAGAAAGGTTTCTACCGCTCTAATGGTAAGGCATTGGCAATGGAAGAAACCGAAGGTATGGTGAAGGTAATGGCAGACGAGAATGGAAAAATACTTGGTTGCCACGTCTTTGGTGCCCACTCTGCCGACATCGCACAAGAGGTAGCCGTTCTTATGAACAACGATGCAACACTCGCCGACCTTGCCGATATGATTCATATACACCCAACCATTGGCGAGGTGCTTTATGAAACAATAATTTAG
- a CDS encoding riboflavin synthase, with amino-acid sequence MFSGIVEEMAQVVAIERYQENIDFVLKCSFTSELKIDQSIAHNGVCLTVVRLQGETYTVTAMKETLDRSNLALLKVGDRVNVERSMLMNGRLDGHIVQGHVDETARCVAMENANGSTYFTFEYKDDVEMAQRGYFTVDKGSVTVNGVSLTVCEPTANTFKVAIIPYTLENTNFADIQVGSVVNLEFDILGKYIARLNSLSK; translated from the coding sequence ATGTTCTCTGGAATTGTAGAAGAAATGGCACAAGTAGTTGCCATTGAACGTTATCAAGAAAATATAGACTTCGTTTTAAAGTGTTCGTTTACAAGCGAATTGAAAATAGACCAAAGCATTGCACACAATGGTGTGTGCCTCACGGTGGTTCGTCTGCAAGGCGAAACCTATACTGTAACCGCTATGAAAGAAACTTTGGACAGGTCGAACCTTGCTTTGCTGAAAGTAGGCGACCGTGTAAACGTAGAGCGTTCCATGCTGATGAATGGTCGTTTAGACGGTCATATCGTTCAAGGACACGTAGATGAGACTGCTCGTTGCGTTGCTATGGAAAATGCAAATGGCAGTACCTATTTCACCTTTGAGTACAAGGACGATGTGGAAATGGCACAGCGAGGCTACTTTACGGTAGATAAAGGCTCGGTTACAGTCAATGGCGTATCGCTGACAGTGTGCGAACCTACTGCCAATACCTTCAAAGTGGCAATTATTCCCTACACGCTTGAAAATACAAACTTTGCCGATATACAAGTTGGCTCGGTTGTAAACCTCGAGTTCGACATACTTGGCAAGTATATAGCAAGGCTCAATAGCTTGTCAAAGTAG
- a CDS encoding energy transducer TonB translates to MRQLAFIVLFSSLPLVSVAQTSSPKKGKCKGCVTQSCTSSCKKTCEKKEQCDTSLPSPSTFTNNVIAWIDRRVKYPVEAAMNGLQGKVMVRFDVETDGTVSNVLVTHSVDPLLDREAIRVISEMPKWKPAVVDGKAVKKEMILPVEFRLIDRR, encoded by the coding sequence ATGAGACAGCTCGCATTTATTGTGTTGTTTAGCAGTCTCCCATTAGTATCCGTGGCACAGACGTCTTCACCCAAGAAAGGAAAATGCAAGGGGTGTGTAACGCAGTCATGCACATCTTCCTGCAAAAAAACTTGCGAGAAAAAGGAACAATGCGATACTTCTCTCCCCTCACCTTCAACCTTTACGAACAATGTTATAGCATGGATTGATCGGCGAGTGAAATACCCTGTGGAGGCAGCAATGAATGGCCTTCAGGGTAAAGTGATGGTCCGTTTCGATGTAGAAACCGACGGAACTGTGAGCAACGTATTGGTCACTCATAGCGTAGACCCTCTGTTGGACCGTGAGGCTATTCGTGTTATTAGTGAGATGCCCAAGTGGAAACCGGCTGTTGTAGATGGGAAAGCTGTGAAGAAAGAAATGATTTTGCCTGTTGAATTCAGACTGATTGACAGGAGATAG
- a CDS encoding TetR/AcrR family transcriptional regulator — protein MQIQKDEIRNRILIVARSEFMKNGVRHTSIKNIADKAGVAVGNVYNYYKGKDDLLKAVLAPLFKAFKDYRSKTGGEEYVTLDIFHHELYHEIMRQQVSSLIVPFRKELRLLIFETAGTSLEDYFDQLLEVTYTDGMTYLARIKSLFPHINSDISPHFTRILCDLWAGVIRCIVTHNDLTETEINQIITDYIHFTFGGWRELMGIE, from the coding sequence ATGCAAATACAGAAAGACGAGATACGCAACCGGATACTCATCGTTGCACGCAGCGAGTTCATGAAAAACGGTGTGAGACATACGTCCATAAAGAACATAGCCGACAAAGCCGGAGTAGCAGTAGGCAATGTGTATAATTACTATAAGGGCAAGGACGACCTGCTGAAGGCCGTGCTTGCCCCACTCTTCAAGGCTTTCAAGGATTATCGCAGCAAAACCGGCGGCGAAGAATACGTAACGCTCGACATATTCCACCATGAACTCTACCATGAGATAATGCGCCAACAGGTATCTTCGTTGATTGTTCCCTTTCGGAAAGAACTGCGCTTGCTTATATTTGAAACTGCCGGTACATCGCTCGAAGACTATTTCGACCAACTGTTGGAGGTAACATATACCGACGGAATGACTTATCTTGCCCGTATAAAAAGCCTGTTTCCACATATCAATTCGGATATATCGCCACACTTCACTCGCATTCTCTGCGATTTGTGGGCAGGTGTAATTAGATGTATTGTTACCCACAACGACCTAACCGAGACTGAAATAAACCAAATCATTACCGACTATATACATTTCACCTTTGGCGGCTGGCGCGAACTGATGGGTATTGAATAA
- a CDS encoding TonB-dependent receptor, with amino-acid sequence MDKERTKRRILEKTERISSALQSRKFVCIALLFLLGTLAIPAQTAIVYGQVTDGQTGEPIAGAWVSAAKGNKGTASDADGRYTLNLQGLKRAQLTCQYLGYRTERCDVALRDSVCCNIRMRSVETVLGGVTVTTHSEMRKLRESAMPISVIGQRQLQGTASNINDVLARTVGVTIRNTGGMGSASRISVRGLEGKRMGMFIDDTQMSQLSNFVALNDIPTSIIERIEVYKGIVPYKFGGSALGGAVNVVTKEYPPVYFDFSYEVGSFNTHQLSTILKRTDRKSGLQFGIGGVISYAKNNYKMALANLDGRIVERDHDRFKKIMGGMSVKATKWWFDEVKWELVLTRTRQEIQGIDLNVREAYNHSTSYVTALTLKRKNFFLDGLDFDFDAGYVIGKYGLCDKAMHRYDWDGRVLPPVSPFGGEQNNFASDGDNRSNELIVKCNMGYTIDMHHALNLNIYADHNSLHPNDSLMDKSLGFRANFPSKMKTMTVGLSYDLTLFNGRFQNALTLKDFLFSSHSRSIDIYSVKEPQPVRTSKNYIGFSDAIRYKFTNDLMLKASFNSEVRIPTSEELIGNGYSILASPALKPERTSGVNLGLLYRHIKTDGGLIEVELNGFYNQLEDMIRFTPDMIPTMARYRNFGSVRTKGIELEAKGDICPLLYLYANGTYQDLRDVRKTIPGTEVENPTRNMRIPNVPYLLANFGAELHKENLFGGSGQNTRLLFDASYIHQYFYDFEVSKYQERKIPTSMTMDAALEHSFCNDRWTITFKVKNLTDRRIVSELNRPLPGRYIGIKVRYLFK; translated from the coding sequence ATGGACAAAGAAAGAACAAAAAGAAGGATATTGGAAAAAACAGAAAGGATTTCCAGCGCACTACAAAGCAGGAAGTTCGTCTGCATAGCGTTGCTCTTCCTACTCGGCACGCTCGCCATTCCGGCACAGACAGCCATCGTGTACGGACAGGTTACCGACGGACAGACAGGCGAACCCATTGCCGGGGCATGGGTGTCGGCAGCAAAAGGCAACAAAGGAACAGCGTCGGATGCCGACGGGCGCTATACACTGAACCTGCAGGGGCTGAAGCGGGCGCAACTGACCTGCCAGTATTTGGGCTACAGAACAGAACGATGCGATGTAGCACTGCGCGACAGTGTGTGTTGCAACATACGCATGAGGTCGGTGGAAACCGTACTGGGCGGAGTAACGGTAACCACCCACAGCGAGATGCGAAAGCTAAGAGAGTCAGCCATGCCCATATCTGTTATCGGGCAGCGGCAACTGCAGGGCACAGCCTCCAATATCAACGATGTACTCGCCCGCACCGTAGGCGTTACCATAAGGAATACCGGTGGCATGGGAAGCGCATCACGAATATCAGTCCGTGGATTAGAGGGGAAGCGAATGGGAATGTTCATTGACGATACACAGATGTCGCAACTCAGCAACTTCGTAGCTTTGAATGATATTCCTACAAGTATAATTGAACGCATAGAAGTATATAAAGGTATTGTCCCTTACAAGTTTGGTGGGTCAGCATTAGGTGGCGCAGTCAATGTTGTAACAAAAGAATATCCACCTGTTTACTTTGACTTCTCCTATGAAGTCGGTTCGTTCAACACACACCAATTATCGACTATATTGAAACGTACCGACCGTAAAAGTGGCTTACAATTTGGCATCGGAGGCGTAATATCGTATGCCAAGAACAACTATAAAATGGCTTTGGCAAACCTTGATGGGCGTATTGTTGAGCGAGACCACGACCGTTTCAAGAAAATAATGGGAGGAATGTCGGTAAAGGCTACCAAATGGTGGTTCGATGAAGTAAAATGGGAACTGGTATTGACACGAACGCGACAGGAAATACAGGGCATAGACCTCAATGTGCGTGAGGCTTATAACCATTCAACCAGCTATGTTACGGCATTGACACTGAAACGTAAGAACTTCTTTTTAGATGGTTTAGATTTTGATTTCGATGCGGGATATGTAATAGGCAAATATGGTTTATGCGACAAAGCCATGCATCGTTACGATTGGGACGGCAGAGTTCTTCCCCCGGTATCACCATTCGGAGGCGAGCAAAATAACTTTGCTTCCGATGGAGATAATCGTTCTAACGAGCTAATAGTTAAGTGCAACATGGGCTACACCATTGATATGCACCACGCATTGAACCTGAACATTTACGCAGACCATAACTCCCTGCACCCTAACGACTCGCTGATGGATAAGTCGTTGGGCTTCCGTGCCAACTTCCCGAGCAAGATGAAGACGATGACCGTAGGACTTTCGTACGACCTGACGCTCTTCAACGGACGCTTCCAGAATGCCCTTACACTGAAGGACTTCCTGTTTTCGTCACACTCCCGCAGCATTGACATCTACTCTGTAAAGGAGCCGCAGCCTGTGAGAACGTCCAAGAACTACATTGGATTCAGCGATGCCATACGCTATAAATTTACAAATGACCTGATGCTGAAGGCTTCTTTCAACTCGGAAGTGCGCATACCTACAAGCGAGGAGCTCATAGGCAACGGCTATTCCATACTCGCCTCGCCGGCATTGAAGCCCGAACGCACATCAGGAGTAAACCTCGGACTTCTCTATCGCCACATAAAGACAGATGGAGGACTTATAGAAGTAGAGCTGAACGGCTTCTACAATCAATTGGAAGATATGATACGCTTCACTCCCGACATGATTCCAACCATGGCGCGCTACCGAAACTTCGGCAGTGTACGTACGAAAGGAATAGAGCTGGAAGCCAAGGGCGACATCTGCCCACTGCTTTATCTCTATGCAAACGGAACCTATCAAGACCTTCGCGACGTCCGAAAAACAATCCCAGGAACCGAGGTAGAGAACCCTACACGCAACATGCGCATTCCCAACGTGCCCTATCTGCTGGCGAACTTCGGTGCCGAACTGCACAAGGAAAACCTCTTTGGTGGCAGTGGACAAAACACACGCCTGCTCTTCGACGCCTCGTATATACACCAATACTTTTACGATTTTGAGGTAAGTAAGTACCAAGAACGCAAAATTCCAACCTCAATGACAATGGACGCAGCCTTGGAACACAGCTTCTGCAACGACCGTTGGACAATTACTTTCAAGGTTAAAAACCTTACCGACCGTCGTATTGTTTCTGAATTAAACCGCCCCTTACCAGGTCGCTACATAGGAATAAAGGTGAGATACCTATTTAAATAA
- a CDS encoding fumarate hydratase: MAEFKYAPMFQLGKDETEYRLLSKEGITVAKFEGKEIVKVAPEALTLLAQEAFHDCEFLLRREHNEQVAAILKDDEASENDKYVALQFLRNAETAAKGVLPFCQDTGTAIIHGEKGQQIWTGFEDEEALSLGVFNTFTQENLRYSQNAPLTMFDEVNTKCNLPAQIDIEATEGAEYKFVMVAKGGGSANKTYFYPMTKATIQNEGTLIPFLVEKMKSLGTAACPPYHICFVIGGTSAEKNLLTVKLGSIKYYDTLPTTGDETGRAFRDIELEKKILEEAHKIGLGAQFGGKYLAHDIRIIRLPRHGASVPIGMGVSCSADRNIKGKINKDGIWLEKMDTNPGELIPEEYRKPGEGAKGIEIDLDKGIDAVRAELTKYPVSTRVSLKGTIIVARDIAHAKLKARLDAGEPLPQYIKDYPVLYAGPAKTPKGYPCGSMGPTTANRMDPYVDEFQANGGSLVMIAKGNRTQVVTDACKKHGGFYLGTIGGVAAVLSQSSIKSIECVEYPELGMEAVYKITVEDFPAFILVDDKGNDFFKQLKPWTGCPKK, translated from the coding sequence ATGGCTGAATTCAAGTATGCCCCAATGTTCCAATTGGGAAAAGATGAAACAGAGTACAGACTGCTCTCTAAAGAGGGAATTACAGTCGCTAAATTTGAAGGAAAAGAGATTGTGAAGGTAGCCCCAGAGGCACTGACCCTATTGGCGCAAGAGGCTTTCCACGATTGCGAGTTCCTTCTCCGTCGCGAACATAACGAGCAAGTAGCTGCCATTCTTAAAGACGACGAGGCTTCTGAAAATGACAAGTATGTTGCGCTTCAGTTCCTCCGCAATGCCGAAACGGCTGCAAAGGGTGTCCTGCCTTTCTGTCAGGACACTGGTACAGCGATTATCCACGGTGAAAAAGGTCAGCAGATATGGACTGGTTTCGAGGACGAGGAAGCACTTTCGCTTGGTGTTTTCAACACGTTCACACAAGAAAACCTACGCTATTCGCAGAATGCTCCACTTACAATGTTCGACGAAGTGAATACCAAATGCAACCTTCCTGCACAGATTGACATCGAAGCAACCGAAGGTGCCGAATACAAATTCGTGATGGTGGCAAAGGGTGGTGGCTCTGCCAACAAGACCTACTTCTACCCAATGACCAAAGCTACCATTCAAAACGAAGGCACACTCATACCTTTCTTGGTAGAAAAGATGAAGAGTCTTGGCACAGCAGCTTGCCCTCCGTACCACATTTGCTTTGTTATCGGTGGCACGTCAGCCGAGAAGAATTTGCTCACGGTCAAGCTTGGCAGCATCAAATATTACGATACGCTCCCTACAACAGGCGACGAAACAGGTCGTGCGTTCCGCGACATCGAGCTTGAAAAGAAGATTCTCGAGGAAGCACATAAGATTGGACTCGGTGCGCAGTTCGGTGGCAAGTATCTTGCACACGACATTCGCATCATTCGTCTGCCACGCCACGGTGCCAGCGTGCCTATTGGTATGGGCGTATCTTGTTCTGCCGACCGCAACATAAAGGGCAAAATCAACAAAGACGGTATTTGGTTGGAGAAGATGGACACCAACCCAGGCGAGCTTATTCCTGAAGAATACCGCAAGCCAGGCGAAGGTGCGAAGGGCATAGAAATCGACTTGGACAAGGGCATCGATGCTGTTCGTGCCGAACTTACCAAATATCCTGTCTCTACTCGTGTGAGTCTGAAAGGTACAATTATCGTGGCGCGCGACATTGCACACGCAAAACTCAAGGCTCGCCTCGATGCCGGCGAACCGTTGCCACAGTACATCAAAGACTATCCAGTGCTGTATGCAGGTCCTGCAAAGACACCAAAGGGATACCCCTGCGGCTCTATGGGACCGACAACTGCCAACCGTATGGATCCATACGTCGATGAATTCCAAGCCAATGGAGGCTCGCTCGTAATGATAGCCAAAGGTAATCGTACGCAAGTAGTTACCGATGCCTGCAAGAAGCACGGCGGTTTCTATCTCGGAACTATCGGCGGTGTGGCTGCCGTACTTTCGCAAAGCAGCATCAAGAGCATAGAATGTGTGGAATATCCTGAACTCGGTATGGAAGCCGTTTATAAGATTACAGTTGAAGACTTCCCCGCATTTATCCTTGTAGACGACAAAGGCAACGACTTCTTCAAGCAGCTGAAGCCTTGGACGGGTTGCCCCAAGAAATAA